TATCGTTATCGCTACCATCGTTTAAGTTATACCCGGCTGTTGGCGCAAATGAGAATTCTTTGAAGTCATAATCTTCTTCTATCCTTTCACCAGTTCTTAAGTCTATTGTCTCTACCACCACATGAGGATATATCATATTTTCTTCATTGTTTTGATAGAAAAAAATTCGTATTACTACACGATTATCGGAAGACTCCTCGGCCTTGGCATAATGTGTACCCATAAAAATAAATACAAGTAGGAGACAAAATAAACTCTTTCGAATAACAACTTTAACCATAAAGGACCACCTTTCGATATTTTACTAACATCAATATACACCTTCCTTTTATTCACTATGTATTCCTACATATACAAATATATTATAATTTGTAAAATAGAAAAAAGCAGTTTATTCTTAGTCATTACTAAGAATAAACTGCTTTTAATAAACCATCTATAATTCTTCATATCCCATATCTAGGACGGCTTCGAAGTACACCTTATCCCCATGAATCCCTCTTATATAAAAGCCTTCTTTCGTTTCAGAGGAAACCATAATTCGTAGCTCTTCATCATAAGTAGCTTCTTGTATATAGGTAATCCTAAAACGCTTTAGTGTTCTCTCCCAATCTGTCAGCGGAAGCGCATCGCAACACAAATCCCCACACCGGGCATTATTCAAATGTCCGTTGCTATCCAGCCCACTATATCTTACCTGGTATCGATAAGCTTCCTCCATAGTGATATCAGAAGGGAGCGTTACCTTAACAGGCATATCCCCTACTGAATCACCGCTGTAATGCTTAACCTCAACAGGGAGAGCATTAGGTCGAAGGATTTTTCTCTTCTCAATATCCACCAGTGCCCAAATTGTGCGGGCTGTAGCGATCTCTAGATCATCTCCATCAAAAATACGATAATCGCGCTGCCATAGCGCCCCTTTTGTTCCTTTACTCCAGGTACGAACACTAAGCTGATCATTGGGGTGAGGAATACGTTTAAATTCAAGATCGAGCGTAATCATCATCCAGCCCATTCCTGCATTCAAAATCTCTTCCATACTTATCCCCAACTTACCCACTGCGAAGTCCGCCGCGCATTGCATAATATCCAGAATAAAGGATAACTTGCCCTTCGATCGATAATCCGTATCACTCGCATGAACAGAAAATTGCTCTATCCACACAAGATTAGTATTGTTCTCCATTGTTTATCCCCCTACAATGCAAAAAAACCTTGCATTTATTTGAAGTATCCACATATCCCACTGCTCTATCCACATAAATTGGGGACTACTTTTAAAAATGAATATATTTGATTGTTTCATCCACATGTTAGTAACTTTTATTTTTTCGTTATTTCTCCATAACTTATCCACATTATTTAAATTAACCGATAAAGGGAACAAAAAAGCCATTGTTGATAAATCAACAATGGCTTCGTGTGCTTGGCAACGTCCTACTCTCCCAGGACCCTTCGGTCCAAGTACCATCGGCGCTGGAGGGCTTAACGGTCGTGTTCGGGATGGGTACGTGTGGAACCCCTCCGCTATCGCCACCAAACATGCGTCTGTGAAACAGACGCTGCCGCGTGAAATTTCATTCATCACCAGAAGTGACAATGAATTTCTAAGCGTGTTACAGGCTTAATCGCCTGAAAACTGAATCCGAAACAAATCTGCGTTTTAAATATAGGATAAGCCCTCGACCGATTAGTATTGGTCAGCTCCATGCATTACTGCACTTCCACCTCCAACCTATCTACCTCGTCGTCTTCAAGGGGTCTTACTAATTGGGAAATCTCATCTTGAGGGGGGCTTCACGCTTAGATGCTTTCAGCGCTTATCCCGTCCGTACGTAGCTACCCAGCCATGCTTCTGGCGAAACAACTGGTGCACCAGCGGTACGTCCATCCCGGTCCTCTCGTACTAAGGACAGCTCCTCTCAAATTTCCTGCGCCCACGACAGATAGGGACCGAACTGTCTCACGACGTTCTGAACCCAGCTCGCGTACCGCTTTAATGGGCGAACAGCCCAACCCTTGGGACCTACTTCAGCCCCAGGATGCGATGAGCCGACATCGAGGTGCCAAACCTCCCCGTCGATGTGGACTCTTGGGGGAGATAAGCCTGTTATCCCCAGGGTAGCTTTTATCCGTTGAGCGATGGCCCTTCCATGCGGTACCACCGGATCACTAAGTCCGACTTTCGTCCCTGCTCGACTTGTAGGTCTCGCAGTCAAGCTCCCTTATGCCTTTGCACTCTTCGAATGATTTCCAACCATTCTGAGGGAACCTTGGAACGCCTCCGTTACTCTTTAGGAGGCGACCGCCCCAGTCAAACTGCCCGCCTGACACGGTCCCCGTACCGGATTACGGTACTAGGTTAGAACCTAGATACGATCAGGGTGGTATCCCAACGGCGCCTCCACCGAAGCTTGCGCTCCGATTTCTACGGCTCCCACCTATCCTGTACAGATCGTACCCAAATTCAATATCAAGCTGCAGTAAAGCTCCATGGGGTCTTTCCGTCTTGTCGCGGGTAACCTGCATCTTCACAGGTATTAAAATTTCACCGGATCTCTCGTTGAGACAGCGCCCAAGTCGTTACGCCATTCGTGCGGGTCAGAATTTACCTGACAAGGAATTTCGCTACCTTAGGACCGTTATAGTTACGGCCGCCGTTTACTGGGGCTTCGGTTCATAGCTTCGGGTTACCCCTAACCACTCCCCTTAACCTTCCAGCACCGGGCAGGCGTCAGCCCGTATACTTCGCCTTGCGGCTTCGCACAGACCTGTGTTTTTGCTAAACAGTCGCTTGGGCCTTTTCACTGCGGCCCCCTCGTGCTATTCACACTACCGGGGCACCCCTTCTCCCGAAGTTACGGGGTCATTTTGCCGAGTTCCTTAACGAGAGTTCTTCCGCGCGCCTTAGAATTCTCTTCTCGCCTACCTGTGTCGGTTTGCGGTACGGGCACCTTCTCCTGGCTAGAGGCTTTTCTTGGCAGTGTGAGATCATGACCTTCGCTACTACAATTTTCGCTCCCCATCACAGCCCAGCCTTAACGATGTGCGGATTTGCCTACACATCAGCCTCACTGCTTAGACGGACATATCCATCAG
This window of the Paenibacillus sp. FSL R10-2734 genome carries:
- a CDS encoding acyl-ACP thioesterase domain-containing protein, with the translated sequence MENNTNLVWIEQFSVHASDTDYRSKGKLSFILDIMQCAADFAVGKLGISMEEILNAGMGWMMITLDLEFKRIPHPNDQLSVRTWSKGTKGALWQRDYRIFDGDDLEIATARTIWALVDIEKRKILRPNALPVEVKHYSGDSVGDMPVKVTLPSDITMEEAYRYQVRYSGLDSNGHLNNARCGDLCCDALPLTDWERTLKRFRITYIQEATYDEELRIMVSSETKEGFYIRGIHGDKVYFEAVLDMGYEEL